The genomic region TAGCTCGATGGCAAGCGCCTCGCCAAGCTCGCTTTTCCTTTTAAGAGGCCTAAGCATGCTAAAGACTTCGCCAGCCCTTCCGCGAGTAGCCATATTGGTGCCTCGAAGGCTTATTTATGCTTAGCCGATATGAGCTTTATGGCGATTTCGGGGCCATTAAACCCTCCTGCACCTGCGCGGGCCAAAATAAATACGTGGTCGGAAAAGTCGCTCAATCCTCCCGCATCGTCATTGCCCACGATGATGGTATAAAGCCGGGTGCCATTACGCCTCTTCATGTCCTCTAGCCTGGCGAGCAAGAGCTCGTCAGACACTGCGGAAAGCCCATCCGTGATGAACAATAGGTCCGCATTCTCATACTCGTGCTCCTTCAGCGCATCGAGGCCTTCCCTGAGCGCCGTGTTGAAATCCGTCCCACCCTCAAACGTATTGCTCAAGAAGTCCAAAAACTCGGATGCCATCCTTCTGGAGCCAGTCAGCTCTATACAGGTGTACTGGTCTACGGATGAGAATAAGAAAACCTTTACGTCCCTGCCCTCCTTAAGCATTCGCCTTACGAGGGCCAGCACTACGGATTTGGCGATAGCCTCGGGTGCGCCATGCATAGAGCCAGAAGTATCCACTAATGCCACCATTGGCCCCCGCTTTTTCCGGGGGCCGTCAGCAAGGCCCTTACCAATTAATTGATACGTGAGCAGCTTACCCTCAATCCACCTGGCGAAAAACAGGGCCTTTAGCGTCTCATCCTGAAGCTTAACGCTCTCGACGGGCAGCATGTGCTGCAGGTCATTCGACGTCGTAATTGAATACAGCTCTGACCGGCCATGTCCTGCCGGTGACGCTCGCCTCACGCCTGGCTCCGCCTCTGACCTTCCAATGCCATCGAGCATCTTCCTTAAGTCCTCGTTAAGCTCGACGAGCTTAGAATACTTATCCAGGCTTGCATAGCATGCCCTATGCAGCTCCAGCATTGCGTGGTCCCAGCCCCTGCCCGGGAACAATAGCGAGAGCGTCTCAAGCGAGGCCAGGTGTCCCTCCACCTCATTCACGCTCTCTGATATGGCGAGCAGGGCATTCCTCGCCAGCAGGCCCATGAACTGCCTCGAGCCGTCGTCTTCCTGATAGCGCTCAACCTGCTCGACAAGCCCCACGTCATTCAAGCCTACCGATGAAGGCGCCTCTAATGATATGGGCCTTTCGCTTTTTACCCTCCTATACCATAGTTCCATGGTTTTTTCCAGCATGGCCTTGAACTGTTCGAAGTAGGGCAGCATGCTCTCGGACAATCCACCTTTCCATATGTGGTCGATCAGGCCCGGGCTATCGAGCAGGTCGAGCACCCTGTTTAAAATTATCTTTAGCAAGATGATGCGGGAGACGTGGCTGCCGCCGGCCAGGGACTTCAGCTTCGCCCACTCCCCCGAGGCCTTCAAGGATATAAAAAGAAGGTAAAAGACGCCCAGCCTCTCGATAAAGCGCCGGGCATCCCTTATCTCATAATCCTCGCCAAGCACTATCTCCCTATAAAGTATGCTGGCGATCTCCTCGCGGGCGCCACGCGGGATATTCCTTGGCAGTATGATGGTCTCCATGATCTCTTCGCTGTCCAGCGGTTCCTTCAGTATGCCATCCAGGGCCGTCATTGGGCCCCCGCCTGGAAAGCAGCAACCCTGTCCATCAGGCTGACCTGCCCATCCCGCTCGATCATGGACTCGATTATACGCAGGGTACGCTCTATATCCTTGAGCAAGCTTACTTTATTATTGCAACGATTCATGATGGCCAGCTTATCATTCCTCGACACCCACATGTTAGCGTCCAGCAATCCCTTCAGATCTCCGGACTCTTCTTCAACCTTCACGCGTGCCTGGGCATGGCGCTCGAACATGCCGGCCAGCTCCATGATGTAGGAGCGGATGCGATGGGGCGTGTTTTCCACGAAGTTCCAGCCATACTCGTCCTGCAGCACTTTAATGAGGTCAGCGTAGCCGAAATAGCGCAGGTGTAGGCTTATCCTGTAAGGGTCATAGTACGAGTGCTCGGGATACAGCGTCTTATGGATGTATAGCTTTTTCGAGTTATCCAGCACCTCGTTACAATCGTAGCATCGGATACGCAATGGAAACTTAAAGTCGACGGACCGCTGCACGAGCGATAGTAGGTCGTCGGCCTCATTTTTCAGCTTCTCGAGGCTCACTCCACCCGATATTATCAAGTCCATGAGGACGTCTCTTATTTGGCCCTTCTGCTCTGGCCGGTCCCACGCCATGTGCTGGAGCAGCAGCGCCATGGACCTGTCCACGCTCTCCTTACCCATGGCAGCGGCGGCGACCCTGAGGACGTTGATGATCTTTTTCCATCTCCGGTCTGAGAGGTGGATGCCCTTTGCCCGAAACTCTCTCCTCGCTTCGAGGATGATCTTCTTAGCGTCTTCCTCAACTTCAACCCGCCTCGCCATCTCCTGGACTTCCCGGACCTTCTGCAGGGACAGCCTGGCCCGTGCTTTGAACTGGTCCGGGCTGAATATCAGCTCAAGGAAGTTAGCCTCGTCCTCCACGTATCTCACCTGGCACCTGAACAGGAACCGATCGTATAGCGCCTCGAGGCTCTCGTTTTCCTCTGGAAGCTCGTTAGAGGCGCCGAAAGCGGTGAGGAGCGGCACGTCGATGACCCTGCTCCCGTTATGGAACTTACGCTCGTTCAGGAGGGTTAAAAGGCTATTAAGTATAGAGCTGTTCGACTTGAATATCTCGTCCAGGAAGGCGACGTGTGCCGTTGGAAGGTAGCCGTCCGTCTTCCTGCAGAAATCGTCCTGCTGGAGAGCTTTTAGAGATAGCGGGCCGAAGATCTCCTCGGGCGTCGTGAATCGAGTCAGCAGGTAATAGAAGAACCGTCCCTCGATGGCCTCGCATATGCTCTTCGATAGGAGCGACTTTGCCGTGCCAGGCGGGCCCAGGAATAATACGTGCTCTCCGGCCAGCATGGCCAGCAGCGAGCAGTTTATCTCCTCGGTGCGCTCCTTGAAGTGTCGCTCGAACTCTTCTCTGATTTTCAGTAAATCACCTTTAGCGCTTATTTGTCGCATCCCCCGTGCCGACGCGCGATATCTGGGAGATTTGTATATTAACGTATTTATTTTATTTAGCAAACGGGCATATTAGTTTTCTAATATTATGGAAAGAAGCCTGTGCATGTCCAGGCTGGCCTGTACATGGCTTGCCAGCTCATCGTAGGGGTCTTTTGTCGTGGCAGTTTGCTTATAGGGAATGCCCTTTTTTTCGCAGGCAAAGCGCAGGAGAGCCCGGGTAAATTGCCCGTTTTCGAAGAGGCCGTGCAGGTACGTGCCGATGACGGTGCCCGAATCGCTGACGCAGCCGTCATCCTCGAAGGCGGGGCTGCCGGATACGCTCATTCCCATATGTATCTCATATCCTCTTACCGTTGTCCCTTTGAGCGGCCCCAGGATGGGCCCGCCCGCCGTAACCCTTTTCGATACCTGCCGGGTGAGCTTTTCATACTGGCCGAACGTCGTGGTGACTGGTAGCAGCCCCAGGCCTTCTATCGTCTCAGCTTTGCCCCCTTCTATGCCCGAGTCTATCACTTTTTGGCCCAGCATCTGGTATCCGCCACATATGCCGATTATCGGCGTCCCCATCGCAGCCAGCCGTTTGATCCTTTCAAAATGAGGCGAGCCCCGGAGTGCTTTCAAATCGCTCACCGTGTTCTTGGTGCCCGGCAAAATCAAGATATCGGGCGCTCCAAGCTCCTCGTCGAGAGCCACATACCTTACCCTTGCGAGCCTCTCCAGCGGCTCGAAGTCCGTAAAATTCGAAATAAAAGGCAGCCTTATCACGGCAACGTCTACACCACACCCAGCGCCATCAGCCTTATCATCTATAGAGACCGAGTCCTCGGAAGGCAATGAAAACCTTTTATAGGGTATCACGCCAAGGACTGGCACCCCTGTCAGCCTCTCGAGCTCCTCGATGCCGCCTTTTAATAGCGAGGCATCGCCCCGGAACTTATTAATGATAAAGCCCTTGACGAGCTTCTTATCCTCTTCTGGCAATAGCATGTAGGTGCCGTAGAGGCTTGCGAACACCCCGCCGCGCTCTATATCGCCAACTATGACGATTGGGGAGCCTACGGCCCTGGCTAGCCTGGAGTTTGCGATGTCGCGCTCGTAGAGGTTTATCTCCGCAGCCCCTCCTGCTCCCTCTATAACGATAACATCATGAGCGTTAGCCAGCCTCTCAAGTGCGCCAAGGGCGATGCGCATCATATCGTCCACGCTTCCATAGTATTCCCCTACCTTTCGGTCGCCCAGTGGTTTTCCGAGCACTATTACCTGCGATGTCATATCGCCTTTGGGCTTCAACAGGACAGGGTTCATGTCCGCCGATGGCTCCACCCTGGCGGCGAACGCCTGCATCGCCTGCGCTATTCCCATCTCTCCGCCATCACGGGTGACCCAGGAGTTGAGGCTCATGTTTTGCGCCTTGAAGGGCGCCACCCTGTAGCCCATGTTCTTCAAAATCCTGCAGAAGGCTGCCACTATCGTGCTCTTCCCCGCGTGGGACTGCGTCCCCAAAACCGTGATAAGCCTGGCATGGCCATTAAAGGACATAGCTAATCCACATTACTTTATCTTCATAAACAAAAGTTGGATTGGTATATAAGGGTTTCATCGAGGAGGAATGACGATCCAAGCCATAAAAAGTGTCAGCATGAGTTTTTTAGTTCGGTGATATGGACAGAAATTATTAATAACGGCTTTCTTTATTAACATAATGTTAAGGTAAGCGATCCTAAAAGCGAATGGGATAAAAAAGCAAATGCTCTATAATGGGTTGATAAATCCCCAGTATGCCATTCAAAAACTGGCGTGACTGAAATCAACATTACACCGCAAGGATATGGCGATTATGCCTTATACTGGTCCGGCGAATATAGAGATTCAAGTCACATAGCATAGCGAAGTAAAACCCCACGCTTCTGGCTCTCTAAGATATTTTCATTAAATTTCTATAAGCAATTAAAAAATTAACATTTAAATAGATGGCCTGTATAAATATAAGGGATTATCATGGAAGCGACAATCCTTGGGGTCCAGCTAGACGATAATGACGCTTGCGTGCTGAAAATGGCCTTTGATGTAAGAGATAAAAAACCCAATTATTTGACGGCCAGCAAGGTCAAGGGAAAAGAGGCCAGCCTTGAGAAGCTGATAAAAAGCGGATTTATTGTTAAGTCTATCGCCCGTAAAACAAGCCATTATTCGATAAGCGAGAAGGGTATAGTGGCATATAACATGCTGCCAAAGGAAATGGTTAGTGTTGCGGGGGCGAAAAAGGGTAAAGGGAAAAAGGACGAGCTGGCGGAATTGAAGGCCACCGTCGAAGAGATGAACAAAAAGCTCGACAGGATATTATCGCTACTGGGCGGAGCAATGCCGGCAGAAGAGAGAAAATCGATGGATAGGGCGGATGCATTTGAAAAACAGCTCATAGAGGAATACAAAAAGCTCAGGGCAAGAGAATTCCTATCCGACGGCAAGGTCTGGCACGACCAGCTCAAGAGAATAATGATGGAGCGCTACCAGTACAAGGACTACGAGTACGACGAGCTTTTACAGCAGCTAAAGCAGGAAAAGCTCGGCATGATAAGCCTCTCCCAGGGGAAGGATAAGACCTGGATAGAGATAAGGGCTTGATGCGCATGTCCGGGATAGACTCGCTAATCAAGGACTTCTACACCCTACAATCGGGGCTGGTCCCCCAGAATCTTGATAAAATCTACATAGACAGGAAGCTATCCGAGAACGCCATAATAACCAACTATTATACGAGGTATCTGGGCAATGGGAGGTTCTCAGACCTCATAAAATCCGACCTGGACCATGTGTTCACACACCAGGCGCCCCAGCTAAGGCCGATTATCGGCTCGCTGGGCGGTGGCAAATCCACATTGGTGGCAGCTATAGAGAGGATAGCGCGGGAAAGGTACGGCGACCACGCCGCCATAGTAAAGATAAACATGAGTGACTTCCATACGATTGACCCGGAAAGCCTCACCCGCGCCGTATACCAGGAAATAGTCATACAGCTTAAGCCGCATCTAAAGTCAATGATAAAGGAGGCGGGCGAGAAATCGTATACCCCATCCTTCATCACTCCGGAGATTATCGCCAACCTGTGCTCGGAAGACAGGTCGGTTGCAGAAAAGGCCTTCCGCTCGCTGCTGGGCTCGGATAAGAGCAGCAAGGAAGAGATACCTTATATCATCAAAGGCCTGCACGAGTTTATAGTCAACCTCTTTTCGAATACGAATAAGATTCTCATCATCCTGTACGATGAGGTGGACATCTTCGTCAAGCTAAACAAGGATAAGTACCCCTCCACCATAGATAGCTTCACATACACCTTCTTGAGGGACTTCACCGACCCCCACCGAATCGATAAGCGCCCCATCTACGTAGTCTTCACCTGCGAGAGGGAGATGTACGAGTACATCAAGAATAAGTGTGAAAACTTCTACAGGGTAGCATACAACAACGAAATCATAATGAAGCAGTTCTCCGATGAGGAGCTATTCGAGCTTGCGGATAAGATATATGAGAACATCATCGTCCCAATCTTTGAGAATAAGGCCAGGATAAGCCAGTTGCCTAAAAATGACATTCAGGGCATCATCGACGGGATAAAGGCACGGCCCCTCCTCAACGAGACCATACCGGGGTATTTCATAAAAGACTATCTAAACGAATTCATAAAGCGGTACAGGCTCGACTTCGAGCAGGTCAAGAACGCTACGAAGGCTTACGAGGAGAGGGCGTTCGATGAGTTTAAGGGGTATCTAAATAAATTAGGCGGGTGGACTGGCTTTACGAGGAATAAGGTGGTGCAGGGCTACAATTTTGACGGGTATGCAGAAGTGCTAGAGCGAGGAATCCCTGTACGGCGAGCATACGGGGAGTTTACCACGAGTACGGCAAGCCCCGAGAAGGTCGAGAAGTTCATAAACTGGCTAAACAACCTCGAGAAGGCCGGCCAGTTTAGCCAGGAAAAGGGCGATGTCGCCATTTTTATATCTCCTGGAATCTCGCCCAAAGCCGAGGAGAGGGCTAAAGCATACGGCCTCAAATACATACGGTTTTTAAACGGCGTGCCATTGGTTGAAAAGAATAAAGGCTCGTCCGACAGGCTACTTTTAATTAAAAAATCCATACAGAAGCGCTCTGAAGGCTTTTCGAGAAGGAAATTTAAGCATATATTAGCAGATGTGAAGCATGATGTGGCCGGCATTGGCGAGGCGGAGGTTAAGCAGGCGATAAGCGAGATGATCAAGGAAGGCAGCCTAAAAGCAAAAGATGTCTCGATAACGCCCGATACTTATATCAGCTTTAATTTTAGCTCATCTCCCAATTTTGGATGAGGCGTTATGCTGGCGGCCATATTTCAGCGCTGGCCTCTACGACGGCCCACTATTATCCATACATTTTAATGTCATCCAAAAAATATTTTTAAATGACCGGCAACCGTGAGGCCTAAAATTCACTTTTAAAATTACCATTAAATGTAGCATGATCAATTAAGAAAGTATTAAATATT from Methanocella conradii HZ254 harbors:
- a CDS encoding cobyric acid synthase — translated: MSFNGHARLITVLGTQSHAGKSTIVAAFCRILKNMGYRVAPFKAQNMSLNSWVTRDGGEMGIAQAMQAFAARVEPSADMNPVLLKPKGDMTSQVIVLGKPLGDRKVGEYYGSVDDMMRIALGALERLANAHDVIVIEGAGGAAEINLYERDIANSRLARAVGSPIVIVGDIERGGVFASLYGTYMLLPEEDKKLVKGFIINKFRGDASLLKGGIEELERLTGVPVLGVIPYKRFSLPSEDSVSIDDKADGAGCGVDVAVIRLPFISNFTDFEPLERLARVRYVALDEELGAPDILILPGTKNTVSDLKALRGSPHFERIKRLAAMGTPIIGICGGYQMLGQKVIDSGIEGGKAETIEGLGLLPVTTTFGQYEKLTRQVSKRVTAGGPILGPLKGTTVRGYEIHMGMSVSGSPAFEDDGCVSDSGTVIGTYLHGLFENGQFTRALLRFACEKKGIPYKQTATTKDPYDELASHVQASLDMHRLLSIILEN
- a CDS encoding vWA domain-containing protein, coding for MTALDGILKEPLDSEEIMETIILPRNIPRGAREEIASILYREIVLGEDYEIRDARRFIERLGVFYLLFISLKASGEWAKLKSLAGGSHVSRIILLKIILNRVLDLLDSPGLIDHIWKGGLSESMLPYFEQFKAMLEKTMELWYRRVKSERPISLEAPSSVGLNDVGLVEQVERYQEDDGSRQFMGLLARNALLAISESVNEVEGHLASLETLSLLFPGRGWDHAMLELHRACYASLDKYSKLVELNEDLRKMLDGIGRSEAEPGVRRASPAGHGRSELYSITTSNDLQHMLPVESVKLQDETLKALFFARWIEGKLLTYQLIGKGLADGPRKKRGPMVALVDTSGSMHGAPEAIAKSVVLALVRRMLKEGRDVKVFLFSSVDQYTCIELTGSRRMASEFLDFLSNTFEGGTDFNTALREGLDALKEHEYENADLLFITDGLSAVSDELLLARLEDMKRRNGTRLYTIIVGNDDAGGLSDFSDHVFILARAGAGGFNGPEIAIKLISAKHK
- a CDS encoding AAA family ATPase, translated to MRQISAKGDLLKIREEFERHFKERTEEINCSLLAMLAGEHVLFLGPPGTAKSLLSKSICEAIEGRFFYYLLTRFTTPEEIFGPLSLKALQQDDFCRKTDGYLPTAHVAFLDEIFKSNSSILNSLLTLLNERKFHNGSRVIDVPLLTAFGASNELPEENESLEALYDRFLFRCQVRYVEDEANFLELIFSPDQFKARARLSLQKVREVQEMARRVEVEEDAKKIILEARREFRAKGIHLSDRRWKKIINVLRVAAAAMGKESVDRSMALLLQHMAWDRPEQKGQIRDVLMDLIISGGVSLEKLKNEADDLLSLVQRSVDFKFPLRIRCYDCNEVLDNSKKLYIHKTLYPEHSYYDPYRISLHLRYFGYADLIKVLQDEYGWNFVENTPHRIRSYIMELAGMFERHAQARVKVEEESGDLKGLLDANMWVSRNDKLAIMNRCNNKVSLLKDIERTLRIIESMIERDGQVSLMDRVAAFQAGAQ